A genome region from Aestuariivirga litoralis includes the following:
- a CDS encoding carbohydrate ABC transporter permease, whose product MPSALKKALIYAALLVWTLIALFPIYWTFSTTFKVAKDVQLGNIVPYWQFTPSWLGLRAIGLSPDTIFTDSTPRTEFLLRFKNSILASFGGSALALIIGSMAAYGLSRFQYKWMIWKNQDISFFFLSQLILPPVVLAMPFLVLYKELALLDSLFGLILIYALTVLPIVIWIMRDQFDSIPLELEQAALVDGCSTWGAFLKIIVPIALPGMVAAFILAVILCWNEYFFAALLTSTHAKTLPVMVASQTGSQGISWWSMAAISSAAILPLIIIGIFLERYIIKGLTAGAVK is encoded by the coding sequence ATGCCATCAGCCCTCAAGAAAGCGCTCATCTACGCCGCCCTTCTGGTCTGGACGCTGATTGCCTTGTTCCCGATCTATTGGACCTTCAGCACCACGTTCAAAGTGGCCAAGGATGTGCAACTAGGCAATATCGTGCCTTACTGGCAGTTCACGCCGAGTTGGCTGGGCTTGCGCGCCATCGGGCTTTCGCCGGATACGATCTTCACTGACTCCACGCCGCGCACGGAATTCCTGCTGCGCTTTAAGAATTCGATCCTCGCATCTTTCGGCGGTTCAGCACTGGCGCTGATCATTGGCAGCATGGCGGCTTACGGCCTGTCGCGCTTCCAGTACAAATGGATGATCTGGAAGAACCAGGACATTTCCTTCTTCTTCCTGTCGCAGCTGATCCTGCCACCGGTGGTGTTGGCGATGCCTTTCCTCGTGCTCTACAAGGAACTGGCGCTGCTGGATTCGCTGTTCGGTCTCATCCTGATTTACGCACTCACCGTGCTGCCCATCGTGATCTGGATCATGCGCGACCAGTTTGACTCTATTCCACTGGAGCTGGAGCAGGCCGCACTCGTTGATGGCTGTTCCACTTGGGGTGCCTTCCTCAAGATCATTGTGCCGATCGCACTTCCCGGCATGGTGGCGGCCTTCATCCTGGCGGTGATCCTGTGCTGGAATGAATACTTCTTTGCAGCACTGCTCACCTCCACCCATGCCAAGACATTGCCTGTGATGGTCGCCAGCCAGACGGGCTCGCAAGGCATTTCCTGGTGGTCGATGGCGGCGATTTCATCGGCAGCCATTCTGCCGCTGATCATCATCGGCATTTTCCTTGAGCGCTACATCATCAAGGGCCTCACCGC
- a CDS encoding carbohydrate ABC transporter permease codes for MSNDITSGRDAVIASVSASRQALGTWAMRVGTFVFFVAVALQTLFAAGLTSFGFETWFPIFVGFGLWSVLLCAGNILRYGEVGWRALFVLPAVFFTVAMVIFPTFFGLYIAFSDWNLASASGQHFNGLTNFYQMIGDERVWNALFNMIFYVGTVLVQYVIAFGLALLLNADIKGQRFFRVAFLLPFMLSPVAVSWMIGKSMLEFRFGPVTNFLRHLGWENPSLLTTPWLAKATLAAMDAWVWIPFMMILILAGLQALSKEVQEAAKVDGAGAWSGFWEITFPLMLPVSVTTIILRIIFQLKLADIVINTTSGGPGGATDTVSSFIFREYKDRSNVGYGTMVAEAYLIFIIIFIMLLLKLASRYMQRQE; via the coding sequence ATGAGCAACGACATCACTTCAGGCCGCGATGCAGTCATCGCATCCGTCTCTGCCAGCCGCCAAGCCCTCGGGACCTGGGCGATGCGGGTAGGGACATTTGTGTTCTTCGTTGCCGTGGCGCTGCAGACTTTGTTTGCCGCCGGCCTTACCAGTTTTGGTTTTGAGACCTGGTTTCCGATTTTCGTCGGTTTCGGGTTGTGGAGCGTGCTGCTCTGCGCCGGGAATATCCTGCGCTACGGCGAGGTGGGCTGGCGCGCGCTGTTTGTCTTGCCGGCGGTGTTTTTCACCGTGGCGATGGTGATCTTCCCGACATTCTTCGGACTCTATATTGCCTTCAGTGACTGGAACTTGGCGTCGGCCAGCGGCCAGCATTTCAACGGGCTTACCAATTTTTACCAAATGATCGGCGATGAGCGCGTGTGGAACGCGCTATTCAACATGATCTTCTATGTGGGCACTGTGCTGGTGCAATATGTCATCGCCTTTGGCCTGGCACTGCTGCTGAATGCCGACATCAAGGGCCAGCGGTTTTTCCGCGTGGCCTTCCTTCTGCCCTTCATGCTTTCGCCTGTGGCGGTGAGCTGGATGATCGGCAAGTCGATGCTGGAATTCCGCTTCGGGCCGGTCACCAATTTCCTGCGGCATCTGGGCTGGGAAAATCCCTCGTTGCTCACCACGCCGTGGCTGGCCAAAGCCACGCTGGCGGCGATGGATGCCTGGGTGTGGATTCCCTTCATGATGATCCTGATCCTCGCTGGCCTGCAGGCGCTGTCGAAAGAAGTGCAGGAGGCGGCGAAGGTGGATGGGGCTGGCGCATGGTCGGGCTTCTGGGAGATCACTTTCCCGCTGATGCTGCCGGTGAGTGTCACCACGATCATCCTGCGCATCATTTTCCAGCTGAAGCTGGCAGACATTGTGATCAACACCACATCCGGCGGGCCGGGTGGTGCGACTGATACTGTGTCCAGCTTCATCTTCCGCGAATATAAGGACCGGTCGAATGTAGGTTACGGCACGATGGTGGCCGAAGCCTATCTGATCTTCATCATCATTTTCATCATGCTTCTGTTGAAGCTGGCCTCGCGCTACATGCAGCGGCAGGAATAG
- a CDS encoding extracellular solute-binding protein, with product MKVQEYNLIMNRRELLGTAAAAGAVAVTGAATTTPAAAADDLRAAILKIPGVGKGQPTDADWQKVGEMCLGPTKEMFKQGEFAGVELSFMGLNNQNVHNVLFRGLSKAWADYTGVKINWIDLAQADYNARLQQSIATKTVDFDVIEMGAPFEGDVCGKGLASVMPDWVKKQLDMDDIVNYLKPPVGTWDGKQYRVTVDGDCHNFNYRSDVFADKGLADEWAKAGNKEPWGVPKTWQQVNAATKFLKGKKIGGQDAYGYLDPCKGWGGFGFYFLESRATAYAKHPDDKAWLFDADTMKPRVNNPAFVRAIQDVVDCLPSEPADQLNADPGTTGFQQFLAGTGSMLSWWGDIGSNVNTNDSSVIQGKTAFDILPGSDDVYNAKTGKWDKLASGPNYSPNLAYLGWGVYVMARVDADEKKHKAAWSLAAHLGGKDIALWMAAYPSGFQCYRNSQHNVDEWVNAGYDKAFISNYLDSQFNSYNHPNGAVEPRIPGIFQYYSTAEDILAQIYAGKVKVQEGADQIAAAWEKITDQLGRDSQIKLYKASLGL from the coding sequence ATGAAAGTTCAAGAATACAATCTGATCATGAATCGCCGCGAATTGCTGGGCACAGCAGCGGCGGCCGGTGCGGTTGCCGTGACCGGTGCAGCCACCACCACCCCTGCAGCGGCAGCCGATGATCTGCGCGCTGCCATCCTGAAAATTCCGGGCGTTGGCAAAGGCCAGCCTACGGATGCCGATTGGCAAAAGGTTGGTGAAATGTGCCTTGGGCCGACGAAGGAAATGTTCAAGCAGGGCGAATTTGCCGGCGTGGAACTTTCCTTCATGGGTCTCAACAACCAGAACGTCCACAACGTGCTGTTCCGCGGTCTCTCGAAGGCCTGGGCTGACTACACCGGTGTGAAGATCAACTGGATCGATCTTGCCCAGGCCGACTACAATGCCCGCCTGCAGCAATCGATCGCCACCAAGACCGTCGATTTCGACGTGATCGAAATGGGCGCTCCGTTTGAAGGTGACGTGTGCGGCAAGGGCCTTGCCTCGGTCATGCCGGATTGGGTGAAGAAGCAGCTCGATATGGATGACATCGTGAACTATCTCAAGCCGCCGGTCGGCACCTGGGATGGCAAGCAATACCGCGTGACGGTGGACGGTGACTGCCACAATTTCAATTATCGTTCCGATGTGTTCGCCGACAAGGGCCTGGCTGATGAATGGGCCAAGGCCGGCAACAAGGAACCATGGGGCGTGCCGAAGACCTGGCAGCAGGTCAATGCCGCCACCAAGTTCCTCAAGGGCAAGAAGATCGGCGGCCAGGATGCCTATGGCTATCTCGACCCGTGCAAGGGCTGGGGCGGCTTCGGCTTCTACTTCCTCGAGTCGCGCGCCACCGCCTATGCCAAGCATCCAGACGACAAGGCCTGGCTGTTCGATGCCGACACGATGAAGCCGCGCGTCAACAACCCGGCCTTCGTGCGCGCCATTCAGGACGTGGTGGATTGCCTGCCTTCGGAACCGGCTGACCAGCTCAATGCTGATCCGGGCACGACGGGCTTCCAGCAATTCCTCGCCGGCACCGGTTCGATGCTGTCGTGGTGGGGTGACATTGGTTCGAACGTCAACACCAATGACTCGTCGGTCATCCAGGGCAAGACCGCATTCGACATCCTGCCGGGTTCGGATGACGTCTATAACGCCAAGACGGGCAAGTGGGACAAGCTGGCCTCGGGCCCGAACTATTCTCCCAACCTGGCCTATCTCGGCTGGGGCGTTTATGTGATGGCGCGTGTCGATGCCGATGAGAAGAAGCATAAGGCGGCCTGGTCGCTGGCTGCCCATCTCGGCGGCAAGGACATCGCGCTGTGGATGGCAGCCTATCCTTCGGGCTTCCAGTGCTACCGCAACAGCCAGCACAATGTGGATGAATGGGTGAATGCCGGTTACGACAAGGCCTTCATCTCGAACTATCTCGACTCGCAGTTCAACTCCTACAACCACCCGAACGGTGCTGTTGAGCCGCGCATTCCCGGCATCTTCCAGTATTACAGCACGGCCGAGGACATCCTCGCCCAGATCTATGCTGGCAAGGTGAAGGTGCAGGAAGGTGCTGACCAGATCGCCGCTGCCTGGGAAAAGATCACGGACCAGCTGGGCCGTGACAGCCAGATCAAGCTCTATAAAGCTTCTCTGGGCTTGTAA
- a CDS encoding FGGY-family carbohydrate kinase: MSLYLGIDIGTFESKGVLVDGSGEIVATAAHQHKMLVPQPGWAEHDAEADWWGDFKRLTQSLLAQSNADPKSIKAIGASAIGPCMLPVDKAGNPLMNGVLYGVDTRAAEEIRALTAEYGEAVLLSETGNALTSQSVGPKIQWLKNKRPELYAKADKFITSTTFIVHRLTGKHVIDHYSAGSWQPLYSPAEEKWSPRFAKGICSQDKLADVMWTTEIAGEVTAKAAAETGLAAGTPVIAGTIDAAAEAVSVGVLAPGQMMLMYGSTIFIILVTAARGQDARLWYAPWLFPGQHASMSGLATSGTLTHWFRDQFSHEFTDAKQGAIALAQEAALSPPGAKGLVALPYFSGERTPIHDPDAKGMIFGLNLTHTRGDVYRSLLEGIGHGTRHVMETYANAGQQVSHIEAVGGGTNNDVWLQATSDIGGFAQAVRAKTMGASYGDAFLAALGVGAVKASDINEWNKAARNVAPNPAVKPLYDRQHATFRALYERNRDLMRSV, encoded by the coding sequence ATGAGCCTCTATCTCGGCATCGATATCGGCACCTTTGAATCAAAGGGTGTGCTGGTCGATGGCTCGGGTGAGATCGTGGCGACGGCGGCGCATCAACACAAGATGCTGGTGCCGCAACCAGGCTGGGCCGAGCATGATGCTGAAGCTGACTGGTGGGGTGATTTCAAGCGCCTGACGCAAAGCCTGCTGGCGCAATCCAATGCCGATCCGAAAAGCATCAAGGCCATCGGCGCATCGGCCATCGGGCCCTGCATGCTGCCGGTGGACAAGGCCGGCAACCCGCTGATGAATGGCGTGCTCTATGGCGTGGATACACGCGCGGCGGAGGAAATCCGCGCGCTCACCGCTGAATATGGTGAGGCCGTGCTGCTGTCGGAAACCGGCAATGCGCTCACCAGCCAATCGGTGGGGCCCAAAATCCAATGGCTGAAGAACAAGCGGCCAGAGCTTTATGCCAAGGCCGACAAGTTCATCACTTCCACCACCTTTATCGTACACCGGCTTACGGGTAAGCATGTGATTGATCACTATTCCGCCGGATCGTGGCAGCCGCTTTACAGCCCGGCTGAAGAGAAATGGAGCCCGCGCTTTGCCAAAGGCATTTGCAGTCAGGACAAGCTCGCGGACGTGATGTGGACCACCGAGATTGCGGGCGAAGTCACAGCAAAGGCTGCGGCGGAAACCGGATTGGCCGCCGGAACGCCTGTCATCGCCGGCACCATTGATGCCGCAGCCGAAGCAGTGAGCGTGGGCGTGCTGGCACCCGGCCAGATGATGTTGATGTACGGCTCTACCATTTTCATTATTCTGGTCACCGCTGCACGCGGGCAGGATGCGCGGCTGTGGTATGCGCCCTGGCTGTTTCCGGGCCAGCATGCGTCGATGTCGGGCCTCGCCACCAGCGGCACGCTTACACATTGGTTCCGCGACCAGTTCAGCCATGAGTTTACAGACGCCAAGCAGGGTGCCATTGCGCTGGCGCAGGAAGCAGCTCTGTCGCCGCCCGGTGCCAAGGGACTTGTCGCGCTGCCTTACTTCTCTGGCGAACGCACGCCCATCCATGATCCTGATGCCAAGGGCATGATCTTCGGGCTGAACCTCACGCATACGCGCGGCGATGTATATCGTTCGCTGCTCGAAGGTATCGGCCACGGCACGCGGCATGTAATGGAGACCTATGCCAATGCCGGCCAGCAGGTGTCGCATATCGAAGCGGTGGGCGGCGGCACCAATAATGATGTGTGGCTGCAGGCCACATCCGATATTGGGGGCTTTGCCCAGGCGGTGCGTGCCAAGACGATGGGCGCGTCTTACGGTGATGCCTTCCTCGCCGCACTTGGTGTGGGCGCGGTGAAGGCTTCGGACATCAATGAATGGAACAAGGCGGCGCGTAATGTTGCGCCGAACCCGGCCGTCAAACCGCTTTATGATCGGCAGCATGCCACCTTCCGCGCGCTCTATGAGCGCAACCGGGACTTGATGCGCAGTGTGTGA
- a CDS encoding M42 family metallopeptidase encodes MALAKRLTDLTVDLMMIPGLSGYETRVRKRLAAELKVLGLDSHSDRTGNLICTLKGDDKRPSVMLFAHMDQLGFVVRKIEANGLIRLERLGGVPERALAAQEVLICVGEGRDVPGVIANKSHHATTPDEKYKVLPYAELYVDAGFGSAAAVRAAGVDVGSPVVYAPRAFEMGDGRLCGTSIDDRGACAVMVEVARALQSVAAKPTIHLVFSVQEEFNLRGAVTAAQVLRPDIAIQLDLVLATDTPDMTARGDVALGGGPAMSLFSFHGRGTLNGTIPHPALVKLFDGTAAKAKINLQRSAHIGALTDSSYVQLVGQGVASIDIGFPCRYTHSALEVCAIDDLVKLTELLNAAMPAIGADFSLNRDDYPQ; translated from the coding sequence ATGGCGCTGGCCAAGCGACTGACCGACCTCACTGTTGACCTGATGATGATCCCCGGCCTCTCCGGTTATGAAACGCGGGTGCGCAAGCGCCTTGCGGCTGAACTGAAAGTGCTGGGGCTGGACAGCCATTCGGATCGCACCGGTAATTTGATCTGCACGCTGAAGGGCGACGACAAGCGGCCTTCGGTGATGCTGTTCGCGCATATGGACCAGTTGGGGTTCGTGGTGCGCAAGATTGAAGCCAATGGGCTGATCCGGCTGGAGCGTCTCGGTGGCGTGCCCGAGCGGGCGCTGGCGGCGCAGGAAGTTTTAATCTGCGTGGGCGAGGGACGCGATGTGCCGGGCGTCATCGCCAACAAGAGCCATCACGCCACGACGCCCGATGAAAAATACAAAGTGCTGCCCTATGCCGAGCTTTATGTGGATGCAGGCTTTGGTTCTGCCGCTGCCGTGCGGGCGGCGGGCGTGGATGTCGGCTCGCCGGTTGTCTATGCGCCGCGTGCGTTTGAAATGGGCGATGGCAGATTATGCGGCACCAGCATTGATGATCGTGGCGCTTGCGCCGTGATGGTCGAAGTGGCGCGCGCGCTGCAATCAGTGGCGGCCAAACCGACGATCCATCTGGTGTTTTCGGTGCAGGAGGAATTCAACCTGCGTGGTGCTGTGACGGCAGCGCAAGTGTTGCGGCCTGATATCGCTATCCAGCTTGATCTCGTCCTTGCCACTGATACGCCTGACATGACGGCGCGCGGTGATGTGGCTCTGGGCGGCGGCCCGGCGATGAGCCTGTTCAGCTTTCATGGGCGAGGCACATTGAATGGCACCATTCCACATCCCGCACTCGTGAAGCTGTTTGATGGCACGGCTGCCAAAGCGAAGATCAACCTGCAGCGCAGCGCGCATATCGGTGCGCTGACGGATTCATCTTACGTGCAGCTGGTCGGGCAGGGCGTGGCTTCGATCGATATCGGCTTTCCCTGCCGCTATACGCATTCCGCGCTGGAAGTTTGCGCCATTGATGATCTGGTGAAATTGACCGAGCTGCTTAACGCGGCGATGCCCGCCATCGGTGCAGATTTCAGCTTGAACCGGGACGACTATCCGCAATGA
- a CDS encoding BtpA/SgcQ family protein: MQRFGKIFGGTKPVIAMVHLGALPGTPLYDAAGGVDAIIEGARKDLRALQAAGVDAVMFGNENDRPYEFEVDTASTATMAHVIGVLKSEIKVPFGVNVLWDGMASVALAAATGAAFVREIYTGLYASDMGLWQTNAGKAMRYRSRLQRDDLAMLFNVSAEFAASLDARSLPDRARSAVFSSIPDAILVSGAITGEAPAMSDLGSVKRVLPDTPVLANTGVKAETVGEVLKLADGCIVGSSLKVDGNTWNAVDGDRAARFMAEARKARGH; the protein is encoded by the coding sequence ATGCAACGCTTTGGAAAAATCTTCGGCGGCACCAAGCCGGTCATCGCCATGGTGCATCTGGGTGCGCTGCCCGGCACGCCGCTTTATGATGCGGCGGGTGGAGTAGATGCCATCATCGAAGGCGCGCGCAAGGACCTGCGCGCCTTACAGGCAGCAGGCGTGGATGCCGTGATGTTCGGCAATGAAAATGACCGGCCTTATGAATTCGAAGTGGACACAGCCTCCACCGCCACCATGGCGCATGTGATCGGCGTGCTGAAATCCGAAATCAAAGTGCCCTTCGGTGTGAATGTGCTGTGGGATGGCATGGCCAGTGTGGCGCTGGCGGCGGCCACGGGTGCGGCTTTCGTGCGCGAAATCTATACCGGGCTTTATGCCTCGGACATGGGCTTGTGGCAGACCAATGCGGGCAAGGCGATGCGCTACCGCTCGCGATTGCAGCGCGATGATCTGGCTATGTTGTTCAATGTGTCGGCAGAATTTGCGGCGTCACTCGATGCGCGCAGCCTGCCGGACCGGGCGCGCAGTGCGGTGTTTTCCTCGATCCCCGATGCCATTCTGGTTTCCGGTGCGATCACTGGTGAAGCGCCGGCCATGTCTGATCTGGGCTCGGTGAAGCGCGTGTTGCCAGATACTCCGGTGCTGGCCAATACAGGCGTGAAAGCTGAAACCGTGGGTGAGGTGTTGAAGCTGGCCGATGGTTGCATCGTCGGCTCATCGTTGAAAGTTGATGGCAATACCTGGAACGCGGTGGATGGTGACCGTGCCGCGCGCTTCATGGCGGAAGCCCGCAAGGCGAGGGGGCACTAA
- a CDS encoding ABC transporter ATP-binding protein, with translation MAQVAINAVKKSYGSHQVIHGVSIDIRDGEFVTLVGPSGCGKSTLLRMIAGLEPISDGEISIGTRVVNNLPPKDRDIAMVFQTYALYPHKTVRQNMGFALKMRNAPNSEIDTRVGKAADILDLKPYLDRYPRQLSGGQRQRVAMGRAIVRDPAVFLFDEPLSNLDAKLRVQMRAEIKELHQRLKTTTVYVTHDQVEAMTMADRIVVMNAGVVEQSGTPLELYDKPANIFVASFIGSPSMNLFKGKITGGATPRFVTDDGAVLPLASAPAGSEGKAAIYGIRPENLTIGSEGFAMDLNVVEPMGSETQLFGKLGEQKCVALFRERLSLKPGTKIHLMPDLATVHLFDAETGKRF, from the coding sequence ATGGCGCAAGTCGCAATCAATGCTGTGAAGAAATCCTATGGGTCGCATCAGGTGATCCACGGTGTTTCAATTGATATTCGCGACGGCGAATTCGTCACGCTCGTCGGGCCATCGGGCTGCGGCAAGTCTACGCTTTTGCGGATGATCGCGGGGCTGGAGCCGATCAGCGACGGTGAAATCAGCATCGGCACGCGGGTGGTGAACAATCTGCCGCCAAAAGACCGCGACATCGCGATGGTGTTCCAGACCTATGCGCTTTATCCGCATAAAACTGTGCGCCAGAATATGGGTTTCGCGCTGAAGATGCGCAACGCGCCCAATAGCGAGATCGACACGCGTGTCGGCAAGGCCGCCGACATTCTGGATCTGAAACCCTATCTCGACCGTTATCCGCGCCAGCTTTCGGGCGGGCAGCGCCAGCGCGTGGCGATGGGCCGCGCCATTGTGCGCGACCCGGCGGTGTTTCTGTTTGATGAGCCGCTGTCCAACCTTGATGCGAAACTGCGCGTGCAGATGCGCGCCGAAATCAAGGAGCTTCACCAGCGCCTGAAAACCACCACCGTCTATGTCACGCATGATCAGGTGGAAGCGATGACCATGGCCGACCGCATCGTAGTGATGAATGCCGGTGTCGTTGAACAATCCGGCACGCCGCTGGAGCTTTATGACAAGCCGGCCAATATTTTCGTGGCCAGCTTCATCGGCTCGCCTTCGATGAACCTGTTCAAGGGCAAAATCACCGGCGGAGCTACGCCCCGCTTTGTGACGGATGACGGCGCCGTGCTGCCGCTTGCTTCCGCGCCTGCGGGCTCTGAAGGCAAGGCGGCCATCTATGGCATTCGCCCGGAAAACCTGACCATCGGCAGCGAAGGTTTTGCGATGGACTTGAATGTGGTGGAACCGATGGGTTCGGAAACGCAATTGTTCGGCAAACTGGGCGAGCAGAAATGCGTGGCCCTGTTCCGCGAGCGTTTGAGCCTGAAGCCGGGGACGAAGATTCATTTGATGCCTGACTTGGCCACCGTGCATCTGTTCGATGCTGAAACCGGCAAGCGTTTCTGA
- a CDS encoding PfkB family carbohydrate kinase, translated as MAGGFDIVVVGSLHLDIVVEAQSLPMIDETARGSSWRMVCGGKGGNQACMAARLGARTAMISQVGADDFGQRLLTNLKTCGVDSSAVTTDPKIGSGMSVAILNAQGDYGAVIVSGSNLTLRQDQVSAALSKVGKFSVLVLQNEIDEAINIEAARLAKAAGAKVILNAAPARAQPAALAAFTDVLVVNRVEAAMMSGLEVNDAASTIKALSKLKALGREIVITLGGDGLVVAPAQGDPVIIAPIPIQVASTHGAGDCFIGQLALALAQKQNLIEAARAANQTAAAYVSGKLVMGPQGNG; from the coding sequence ATGGCGGGCGGGTTCGACATTGTCGTGGTGGGCAGCCTGCATCTCGACATTGTGGTGGAAGCGCAAAGCCTGCCGATGATTGATGAGACGGCGCGCGGCTCATCCTGGCGCATGGTGTGCGGCGGCAAGGGTGGCAACCAGGCCTGCATGGCAGCAAGGCTGGGTGCGCGGACGGCGATGATCTCTCAAGTGGGTGCGGATGATTTCGGGCAGCGGCTGCTGACCAATTTGAAAACCTGCGGTGTTGATTCCAGCGCCGTGACCACTGATCCCAAAATAGGCAGCGGCATGAGCGTGGCCATTCTCAATGCTCAGGGTGATTATGGCGCGGTGATTGTGTCGGGCTCGAACCTCACGCTGAGACAAGATCAGGTTTCAGCCGCACTCAGCAAGGTCGGTAAGTTTTCCGTTCTGGTGCTGCAAAATGAAATCGACGAGGCGATCAATATTGAAGCGGCGCGGTTGGCCAAGGCCGCAGGGGCGAAAGTGATCCTCAATGCCGCCCCAGCGCGGGCGCAGCCTGCCGCATTGGCTGCGTTCACGGATGTGCTGGTGGTCAACCGGGTAGAAGCGGCGATGATGTCGGGCCTTGAAGTCAATGATGCCGCCTCGACCATCAAGGCTTTGTCAAAACTCAAAGCGCTTGGGCGCGAAATCGTTATCACTCTGGGTGGCGATGGATTGGTGGTGGCACCGGCGCAAGGCGACCCTGTGATCATTGCACCCATTCCCATTCAGGTTGCATCAACCCATGGCGCGGGTGACTGCTTTATTGGCCAATTGGCACTCGCTCTTGCCCAAAAGCAAAATTTGATTGAAGCTGCCCGCGCCGCAAACCAAACAGCGGCGGCCTATGTCAGCGGCAAGCTGGTCATGGGACCACAAGGAAACGGGTGA
- a CDS encoding sugar phosphate isomerase/epimerase family protein — protein MAFRYHYASRLNSFRNGDWGGKKPTTLDLITRAAKVKGLTAVDLNYPDHLQNHKPAEIAACLKDNGIALNGFAMRYYTEVGFKLGAFTHPDAKVRRAAIDLTKKGIDEMRGLGGNLMTLWMGNDGFDYSFQADYAAQWQHTIEAMVEVADHDKAVDISIEYKPNEPRSYALMPDAATTLLAIKDIARPNLGVTLDFAHVLYAEEMPAFAAMLIARHSRLLGIHLNDGYGKRDDGLMVGSVHPLQTLELLLALRKMDYSAAIYFDTFPDITNLDPVAECAANIATVEALAAIAEKLEKHNGLAEATAKQDAVAAQGIITQMLYAAR, from the coding sequence TTGGCATTCCGCTATCACTACGCCTCACGGCTCAATTCATTCCGCAATGGTGATTGGGGCGGCAAGAAGCCGACGACACTTGATCTCATCACGCGCGCTGCGAAGGTGAAGGGGCTGACGGCGGTGGACCTCAACTATCCCGATCATCTGCAGAACCATAAGCCGGCTGAAATCGCCGCTTGCCTCAAGGATAACGGCATCGCGCTCAACGGTTTTGCCATGCGCTATTATACCGAGGTGGGTTTCAAGCTGGGTGCCTTCACGCATCCGGATGCAAAAGTACGGCGTGCCGCGATTGATCTGACCAAGAAGGGCATTGATGAAATGCGCGGGCTTGGCGGTAATCTGATGACGCTGTGGATGGGCAATGATGGGTTCGATTATTCCTTCCAAGCCGATTACGCCGCGCAGTGGCAGCACACGATTGAAGCAATGGTGGAAGTGGCGGACCATGACAAGGCCGTCGATATCAGCATTGAATACAAGCCCAATGAGCCACGCTCCTACGCCTTGATGCCGGATGCCGCGACCACGTTGCTGGCGATCAAGGATATTGCCCGGCCGAATCTGGGCGTGACGCTGGATTTTGCCCATGTGCTTTATGCCGAGGAAATGCCGGCCTTCGCGGCCATGCTGATTGCGCGGCATTCACGGCTGCTGGGCATTCACCTCAATGATGGTTACGGCAAGCGCGATGATGGCTTGATGGTGGGATCGGTGCATCCGCTGCAGACGCTGGAATTGCTGCTGGCTTTGCGCAAGATGGATTACAGCGCCGCGATTTATTTCGACACCTTCCCCGATATCACCAATCTTGATCCGGTGGCGGAATGCGCGGCCAATATCGCCACGGTGGAAGCACTGGCGGCGATTGCCGAGAAGCTTGAAAAGCATAATGGCCTGGCCGAAGCGACGGCGAAGCAGGATGCCGTTGCGGCGCAAGGCATCATCACCCAGATGCTCTATGCGGCGCGTTAG
- a CDS encoding RbsD/FucU family protein, with protein sequence MLKNVSSALSPDLLWCLASMGHAEKLVLVDRNFPAHDVARHTSTGKLIELPGLDIPQATEAILSVMPLDDFIEHPVSCMQVVGKPEEILPMQSEVHAIAKAAEGREVGMERLERFAFYEAAKKGFCVVRTSEFRPYGCFIFTMGVIFDKR encoded by the coding sequence TTGCTCAAGAATGTCTCCTCCGCGCTCAGCCCCGATCTTTTGTGGTGCCTCGCTTCCATGGGCCATGCTGAAAAGCTGGTTCTGGTGGACCGCAATTTCCCGGCCCATGACGTGGCGCGCCATACCAGCACGGGCAAGCTGATCGAGCTGCCGGGGCTGGATATCCCGCAGGCTACCGAGGCGATCCTTTCAGTGATGCCGCTGGATGATTTTATCGAGCACCCGGTTTCCTGCATGCAGGTGGTGGGCAAGCCAGAGGAAATCCTGCCGATGCAGAGTGAGGTTCATGCGATTGCGAAAGCGGCGGAAGGCCGTGAGGTGGGCATGGAGCGGCTGGAGCGTTTTGCCTTTTACGAGGCGGCGAAGAAAGGCTTCTGCGTGGTGCGCACATCCGAGTTTCGGCCTTACGGCTGTTTCATTTTCACCATGGGTGTGATTTTCGACAAACGTTGA